The Xenopus laevis strain J_2021 chromosome 5L, Xenopus_laevis_v10.1, whole genome shotgun sequence genome has a segment encoding these proteins:
- the LOC108716430 gene encoding cytochrome c oxidase subunit 7A-related protein, mitochondrial, with the protein MYYKFSGLTQKLVGAVPTEAYNPQGLRPTFSEAPITIFATPTKMATDSAAATYMGNNRVPDLQKLFQKSDGLPVHLKRGLPDRLLYRTTMALTLGGTIYCLIALYMAALPKNKKQ; encoded by the exons ATGTACTATAAGTTCAGCGGGCTCACACAGAAACTGGTCGGGGCGGTCCCTACGGAGGCCTATAATCCCCAG GGACTAAGGCCCACATTCTCAGAAGCACCAATAACGATATTTGCTACTCCAACAAAGATGGCTACCGACTCCGCAGCAGCAACTTACATGGGGAACAACCGAGTGCCAGATCTGCAGAAACTCTTTCAG aAAAGCGATGGGCTGCCCGTCCATTTGAAACGAGGGCTTCCTGATCGGCTCCTGTATCGGACCACAATGGCACTGACACTGGGAGGGACGATCTACTGCCTTATTGCTCTCTACATGGCCGCACTTCCCAAAAACAAGAAGCAATGA